The Doryrhamphus excisus isolate RoL2022-K1 chromosome 1, RoL_Dexc_1.0, whole genome shotgun sequence genome includes a window with the following:
- the LOC131125899 gene encoding ecto-ADP-ribosyltransferase 5-like isoform X1, whose product MLIFVSRCEVGKTMKISRSLTNWATFLLILAAMFALYRDPFVILWWPPEPVQRPQILPLHMETESIDDMYEGCRSEMAAVSDRLGVFERGNNKRFGSAWAFAEKHARMPVHKDMKQEHAIALYLYTSVPLVQHDFSRAVKEGKPKYSTPEFQFHYFYFFLTEAVQLLRLTSCKTSYHRTSEHYDVNVVNTNMRFGAFVWAATDKRTFESNGKVSCFEIHSCFGADVTFYSAKDQAGQVLIPPYEVFTITDVQTDEQWCNVVYKLQSTKSPRGDLNCKLNLQQIKTFV is encoded by the exons ATGTTGATTTTTGTATCCAGATGTGAAGTTGGAAAGACCATGAAGATATCAAGATCACTGACAAACTGGGCAACCTTTCTGTTGATTCTAGCGGCAATGTTCGCCTTGTATCGTGACCCATTTGTAATCCTTTGGTGGCCTCCGGAGCCTGTCCAG AGGCCTCAAATTTTACCTCTGCACATGGAGACGGAGTCCATTGATGACATGTATGAAGGCTGTCGGTCGGAGATGGCTGCTGTGAGTGACCGACTTGGAGTATTTGAGCGTGGCAATAACAAGCGTTTTGGTTCCGCTTGGGCTTTTGCTGAAAAACACGCAAGAATGCCTGTGCATAAGGACATGAAGCAGGAACATGCCATCGCTTTATACTTGTACACCAGCGTGCCTTTGGTCCAACATGATTTCAGTAGAGCAGTCAAAGAAGGCAAACCAAAATACAGCACGCCTGAATTTCAGTTCCATTACTTCTACTTCTTCTTGACCGAAGCCGTCCAGCTGCTGCGTCTCACATCCTGCAAAACCAGCTATCATCGTACATCTGAACACTATGACGTCAATGTGGTGAACACAAACATGCGTTTTGGTGCTTTTGTTTGGGCAGCCACAGACAAGCGGACGTTTGAGTCCAATGGCAAAGTTTCCTGCTTTGAGATCCACAGCTGCTTTGGTGCTGATGTGACATTCTACTCTGCTAAAGACCAAGCGGGACAAGTGCTGATTCCTCCATATGAGGTTTTCACTATCACGGATGTACAAACTGATGAACAGTGGTGTAATGTTGTCTATAAACTACAAAGCACTAAATCACCCAGGGGAGATCTGAATTGTAAACTTAATCTgcagcaaataaaaacatttgtatGA
- the LOC131125899 gene encoding ecto-ADP-ribosyltransferase 5-like isoform X2 has translation MKISRSLTNWATFLLILAAMFALYRDPFVILWWPPEPVQRPQILPLHMETESIDDMYEGCRSEMAAVSDRLGVFERGNNKRFGSAWAFAEKHARMPVHKDMKQEHAIALYLYTSVPLVQHDFSRAVKEGKPKYSTPEFQFHYFYFFLTEAVQLLRLTSCKTSYHRTSEHYDVNVVNTNMRFGAFVWAATDKRTFESNGKVSCFEIHSCFGADVTFYSAKDQAGQVLIPPYEVFTITDVQTDEQWCNVVYKLQSTKSPRGDLNCKLNLQQIKTFV, from the exons ATGAAGATATCAAGATCACTGACAAACTGGGCAACCTTTCTGTTGATTCTAGCGGCAATGTTCGCCTTGTATCGTGACCCATTTGTAATCCTTTGGTGGCCTCCGGAGCCTGTCCAG AGGCCTCAAATTTTACCTCTGCACATGGAGACGGAGTCCATTGATGACATGTATGAAGGCTGTCGGTCGGAGATGGCTGCTGTGAGTGACCGACTTGGAGTATTTGAGCGTGGCAATAACAAGCGTTTTGGTTCCGCTTGGGCTTTTGCTGAAAAACACGCAAGAATGCCTGTGCATAAGGACATGAAGCAGGAACATGCCATCGCTTTATACTTGTACACCAGCGTGCCTTTGGTCCAACATGATTTCAGTAGAGCAGTCAAAGAAGGCAAACCAAAATACAGCACGCCTGAATTTCAGTTCCATTACTTCTACTTCTTCTTGACCGAAGCCGTCCAGCTGCTGCGTCTCACATCCTGCAAAACCAGCTATCATCGTACATCTGAACACTATGACGTCAATGTGGTGAACACAAACATGCGTTTTGGTGCTTTTGTTTGGGCAGCCACAGACAAGCGGACGTTTGAGTCCAATGGCAAAGTTTCCTGCTTTGAGATCCACAGCTGCTTTGGTGCTGATGTGACATTCTACTCTGCTAAAGACCAAGCGGGACAAGTGCTGATTCCTCCATATGAGGTTTTCACTATCACGGATGTACAAACTGATGAACAGTGGTGTAATGTTGTCTATAAACTACAAAGCACTAAATCACCCAGGGGAGATCTGAATTGTAAACTTAATCTgcagcaaataaaaacatttgtatGA
- the LOC131125919 gene encoding erythroblast NAD(P)(+)--arginine ADP-ribosyltransferase-like: MATLMSVWAVAIVVYGASLGMTQASGGGFLLDMAEDAVDDMYEGCRDKMECKVRKDYLLQERHQDKNLRLAWAEAEDYYRKIWGRKMSRRRSNALGKEQIMAIYIYSLDKPPVYLDFNTEVRSQRSEYKTTFRYHTLHFFLTDAIEKLRLRRTAAEKCLTIFRRANAFFHQKANTIIRFGSFTSGAMGQYLKAEKYGNKTCFEVTTCFGADISLYSKLGESEREVLIPPYELFKVTKIERSTPKMKLPCEVVYKLKSMERTLSNLNCALF; this comes from the exons ATGGCAACATTGATGTCAGTGTGGGCGGTGGCTATCGTGGTTTATGGAGCCTCTTTAGGAATGACACAG GCTTCAGGCGGCGGGTTCTTACTTGACATGGCTGAGGATGCTGTTGACGACATGTACGAGGGCTGCAGAGACAAGATGGAGTGCAAAGTGCGGAAGGACTATCTACTGCAGGAGAGGCATCAAGACAAAAACCTTAGACTGGCCTGGGCTGAAGCTGAGGATTACTACAGGAAGATATGGGGCCGTAAGATGTCCAGAAGACGCTCCAATGCACTGGGGAAAGAACAAATCATGGCCATTTATATTTACTCCCTTGACAAACCTCCAGTCTACTTAGATTTCAATACTGAAGTGCGAAGCCAGAGGTCCGAGTACAAGACCACATTCAGATATCACACTCTACACTTCTTTCTGACGGATGCCATTGAAAAGCTGAGGTTACGTCGGACTGCAGCAGAAAAATGCCTGACCATCTTCCGTAGAGCGAATGCTTTCTTCCATCAAAAAGCCAACACAATAATCCGCTTTGGTTCTTTCACGTCTGGCGCAATGGGTCAGTACCTGAAAGCTGAAAAATACGGAAACAAAACGTGCTTTGAGGTGACCACATGCTTTGGGGCAGATATCTCCCTCTACTCTAAGCTCGGAGAGTCTGAGAGGGAGGTCTTAATTCCTCCCTACGAGCTTTTCAAGGTGACCAAGATAGAAAGAAGCACTCCCAAGATGAAACTTCCCTGTGAGGTGGTTTATAAACTAAAAAGTATGGAACGAACACTCTCCAATTTAAATTGTGCTCTCTTTTGA
- the ftr84 gene encoding tripartite motif-containing protein 16, producing MAESGFPLPPETMCPLCVDSLRDPVTIPCGDTYCLECIKIYWDQFDHMGVYSCPQCRATFTPRPVLRRDIPDVYHEPRRQLPELTPFPYMHRESFCDFCVGRRNKAVKSCLMCLAYYCETHVKPHYESSTFKRHKLVDETGHLDRKICPQHEKGLELFCRSDQMCICVLCTVREHRSHNITSAEEERIEKQKVLVVTQSEVQHIIQERMKELQELKHNVDVLKSCAQRAQAESDKTFHEMLQAVERWKAEIHQMITANMQAAMSQADGYVERLEQEILELQRRDAELRQILETEDNIHFLQNFPTLCVAPEAMVPKVLINPQFSFSEMSKTALEMKEHLDDICKKELSKISKTVSETPVYILLPRNGDKRLKLPSRVDFQEPKMRADFLRYSSKMSFDPNTAYKELVLSDGNQRVTRKKTVQFYPDHPDRFDGFSQVLCKEPLTGFRFYWEAEWSGEFSVGVAYKSISRKGKNSHSLLGYNSKSWSLLCSDSGYSAWHNKTDRDLPNASRASRIGVYLDYAGNTVAFYAVSETMELIHRFKAHFSEPLYAGFGVGSSVTLCQLKQSPAPY from the exons ATGGCTGAGTCCGGTTTCCCTTTACCACCAGAAACCATGTGCCCTCTGTGTGTGGATTCACTGCGAGACCCAGTCACCATCCCATGTGGAGACACATACTGCCTGGAGTGCATCAAGATCTACTGGGACCAGTTTGACCACATGGGAGTGTACAGTTGCCCACAGTGCCGTGCCACCTTCACCCCGCGGCCCGTGCTGAGGCGCGACATTCCGGACGTTTACCACGAACCCAGACGTCAGCTTCCGGAACTTACGCCTTTCCCTTACATGCATCGGGAGTCTTTTTGTGATTTCTGTGTCGGTCGCCGCAACAAGGCAGTCAAATCATGCCTCATGTGTCTTGCCTACTACTGTGAGACGCATGTCAAGCCGCATTACGAGTCGTCCACTTTTAAGAGACACAAGCTGGTGGATGAAACCGGGCATCTGGACAGGAAGATCTGTCCCCAACATGAGAAAGGACTGGAGCTGTTTTGCCGTTCGGACCagatgtgcatatgtgtgttgtGTACTGTTAGAGAGCACCGCAGCCATAACATCACCTCGGCAGAGGAGGAGCGCATTGAGAAACAG AAAGTGCTGGTGGTGACACAGTCGGAGGTCCAGCACATAATTCAGGAGAGGATGAAGGAGCTGCAAGAGCTGAAACATAACGTAGATGTTCTCAAA AGCTGTGCCCAGCGGGCCCAAGCTGAGagtgataaaacatttcatgagATGCTACAGGCAGTGGAGCGCTGGAAGGCTGAAATCCATCAGATGATAACAGCCAATATGCAAGCGGCTATGTCTCAAGCGGATGGCTATGTGGAACGTCTGGAGCAGGAGATACTTGAACTGCAGCGAAGAGATGCAGAGCTCAGGCAGATCCTGGAAACGGAAGACAACATTCACTTTCTGCAG AATTTTCCAACCCTGTGTGTTGCTCCGGAAGCCATGGTGCCCAAAGTGCTCATCAACCCTCAGTTCTCCTTCAGTGAAATGAGCAAAACAGCTTTGGAAATGAAGGAACACCTGGATGACATCTGTAAAAAGGAACTGAGTAAAATCTCCAAGACAG TCAGCGAAACACCTGTGTACATCCTTTTGCCAAGAAATGGGGACAAAAGGCTGAAAC TTCCAAGCAGAGTGGATTTTCAGGAGCCAAAAATGAGAGCAGACTTTTTAAGAT ACTCTTCTAAGATGTCCTTCGATCCAAACACAGCCTATAAAGAGCTGGTTCTATCAGATGGAAACCAAAGGGTCACCAGGAAGAAAACAGTCCAGTTTTATCCCGATCATCCTGACCGATTTGATGGTTTCTCCCAGGTGTTGTGCAAAGAGCCACTGACTGGTTTTCGATTTTATTGGGAGGCTGAGTGGAGCGGTGAGTTCTCAGTCGGTGTGGCTTATAAAAGCATCAGTCGCAAGGGGAAGAACTCGCACAGTCTGCTAGGCTACAACAGCAAGTCATGGAGTCTGCTCTGCTCAGACTCGGGTTATTCCGCCTGGCACAACAAAACCGACCGGGACCTTCCCAATGCTTCCAGGGCGTCACGGATTGGTGTGTACCTGGACTATGCTGGCAACACTGTAGCGTTTTACGCTGTCTCAGAGACTATGGAGCTCATCCATAGATTTAAGGCTCACTTTAGTGAGCCTTTATATGCAGGATTTGGTGTGGGTTCTTCAGTTACTCTTTGTCAGCTCAAGCAAAGTCCTGCACCTTACTAA
- the tppp2 gene encoding tubulin polymerization-promoting protein family member 2, which translates to MAEGSVSAAEVETSFQKFAIHGDSKATGKEMNGKNFAKLCKDCNVIDGKNVTTTDVDIVFSKVKSKSARVITFEQFNLALTELAPKRFKGNSKEEALQLIYGLIVGKEPANAGITRAAKVAAVDRLTDTTKYTGTHKERFDDSGKGKGKIGREDIPDTSGYVAAYKGSGTYEEKVKES; encoded by the exons ATGGCCGAGGGCTCTGTGTCTGCAGCAGAGGTGGAGACATCCTTTCAGAAATTTGCCATTCATGGAGACTCCAAAGCGACAGGGAAGGAGATGAACGGCAAGAACTTTGCAAAGCTCTGCAAGGACTGTAATGTCATCGACGGCAAGAACGTCACCACCACAGATGTTGACATAGTCTTCAGCAAAGTCAA GTCCAAATCCGCTCGTGTGATCACATTTGAGCAATTCAACTTGGCCCTGACCGAGCTGGCCCCCAAGCGGTTTAAAGGCAATAGCAAAGAGGAGGCGCTGCAGCTAATTTATGGTCTCATTGTTGGCAAGGAGCCTGCCAATGCTGGAATCACT AGAGCAGCAAAGGTAGCGGCTGTGGACAGATTGACCGACACGACCAAGTACACAGGAACACACAAGGAGCGATTTGATGATTCGGGAAAAGGGAAAGGAAAAATTGGACGTGAGGACATCCCAGACACTAGCGGCTACGTCGCAGCATACAAGGGCAGCGGTACTTATGAAGAAAAGGTGAAGGAATCATAA